DNA from Rhizobacter sp. J219:
GGCACGCACAAGCTCATCAGCAAGGACGTGAAGTTCAAGCGCCTGGGCCTGCTCGTGATCGACGAGGAGCACCGTTTCGGCGTGCGCCACAAGGAGGCGATCAAGGCCATGCGCGCCGAGGTCGACGTGCTCACGCTCACCGCCACGCCGATCCCCAGAACCTTGGGCATGGCGTTGGAAGGCCTGCGCGATCTGAGCGTGATCGCCACCGCCCCGCAACGCCGCCTCGCCATCAAGACCTTCGTGCGCAACGAAGGCACGAGCGTCATCCGCGAGGCCGTGCTGCGCGAGTTGAAGCGTGGCGGGCAGGTCTACTTCCTGCACAACGAGGTCGAGACCATCGAGAACCGCCGCGAGAAGCTGCAGGAGCTGCTGCCCGAAGCCCGCATCGCGGTCGCACACGGCCAGATGCCCGAGCGCCAGCTCGAAGCGGTGATGCGCGACTTCGTGGCCCAGCGCTACAACATCCTGCTGTGCTCGACCATCATCGAGACCGGCATCGACGTGCCGAGCGCCAACACCATCGTGATCAGCCGGGCCGACAAGTTCGGCCTCGCGCAGCTGCACCAGCTGCGCGGGCGTGTCGGCCGTTCGCACCACCAGGCCTACGCCTACCTGCTGGTGCCCGACGTGGAAGGCCTCACCAAGCAGGCCGCGCAGCGCCTCGAGGCCATCCAGAACATGGAAGAGCTGGGCTCGGGCTTCTACCTCGCCATGCACGACCTGGAGATCCGCGGCGCCGGCGAAGTGCTGGGCGACAACCAGAGCGGCAACATGATGGAAGTGGGCTTCCAGCTCTACAACGACATGCTGGCCGAGGCCGTGCGTTCGCTGAAGGCCGGCAAGGAGCCCGACCTCCTGTCGCCGCTCTCCGCCACCACCGAGATCAACCTGCACGCCCCCGCCCTGCTGCCCAACGACTACTGCGGCGACGTGCACACGCGCCTGTCGCTCTACAAGCGCCTGGCCACCGCCGAGAAGGCCGAGCAGATCGACGCGATGCTGGAAGAGATCACCGACCGATTCGGCAAGCTGCCGCCACAGGGCCAGACGCTCTTCGACGTGCACCGCCTGCGCGTGCTGGCCAAGCCCTACGGCGTGACCAAGATCGACGCTGGCACCTCGGCCATGGTCATCAGCTTCCGCCCTAACCCGCCGATCGACGCCATGCGCATCATCGAACTGGTGCAGAAGAACCGCCACATCAAGCTCGCCGGCAACGAGAAGCTGCGCATCGAGCGCGAAACCCCTGATCCGAAAGACCGCGCCCAGCTCATCCGCGACGTGCTGCGCTCGCTCGGCACTCCGACCACCAAGCAACCCGCCTGAACTACACATCCGCGCCCATGTCCGCACAAGAATTCGCCCCCGGCCTCGTCATCCAGCGCTTCACCCCGCCGCTCAAGCTCGCGGACTTCAAGCTCATCGCCTTCGACATGGACTCGACGCTGATCAACATCGAGTGCGTCGATGAGATCGCCGATGCCGCCGGCCGCAAGGCCGAGGTGGCCGCGATCACCGAGGCCGCGATGCGCGGCGAGATCACCGACTACAAGGAAAGCCTGCGCCGCCGTGTGACGCTCTTGAAGGGCGTGCCGGTGAGCGCGATGCAGCAGGTGCTCGACCAGCGGCTGCAGCTCAATCCGGGCGCGCAGACGCTGGTGCAAGCCTGCAAGGCGGTGGGCATGAAGGTGCTGCTGGTCTCGGGCGGCTTCACCTTCTTCACCGACCACGTGCGCGACCGCCTGGGCATCGACTTCACCCGCAGCAACGTCCTCGAAGTGGAAAACGGCACGCTCACCGGCCGCATGGTCGATCAGCCCTGGGGCGACATCTGCGACGGTGAAGAGAAACGCAAGATGTTCCTCGCCACCTGCGCGCAGCTGGGCATCAAACCCTCGCAAGGGATCGCCATGGGCGACGGCGCGAACGACCTGCCGATGATGGGCGAAGCGGGCCTCTCGGTGGCCTACCACGCCAAGCCCAAGGTGCGCGAGCAGGCGATGGTCGCGATCAACTCAGGCGGCCTCGACCGCCTGCTCGAAGTCGTCCGCTGACCCGGATCAGGCGGCGAGCCGGAACGCGCTGACCGCCTGGCTCAGCGCCTGGGCCTGCTGCTTCAGGCTCTCGGCCGCGGCCGACGATTGCTCCACGAGCGCGGCGTTGTGCTGGGTGGCGCTGTCCATCTGGCTCACCGAGGTGTTGACCTGTTCGAGACCCGTCGACTGCTCGACCGTCGCCTCGGCGATCGCGCGGATCGTGCCCGACACCTCGCGCACCGAACTCACCACCTCCTGCATGATGCGGCCGGCATCGTTGGCGAGCGTCGAGCCGGCTTCGACCCGCTCTTCGCTGTTGCGGATCAGCACCTTGATCTCCTTGGCCGCTTCGGCCGAGCGCTGAGCGAGGCTGCGCACCTCGGCGGCCACGACCGCGAAACCACGACCCTGTTCACCGGCCCGCGCTGCTTCCACGGCCGCGTTCAGCGCCAGGATGTTGGTCTGGAACGCGATGCCATCGATCACGCCGATGATCTCGCCGATGCGCTTCGAGGCGGTGGTGATCTGCTCCATCTGCTGCACCACCTCGCCCACCACCGAGCCGCCCTTTTCGGCGATCTCTGACGCGCTCGCGGCCATCGTCGTCGCGTTGCGCGATGCGTCGGCGTTGCTGCGCACGGTGCTGGAAAGCTGATGCAGCGTGGCCGCCGTCTGCTGCACGTTGGCGGCCTGTGCTTCCGTGCGCGACGAGAGGTCGAGGTTCCCGCTCGCCACTTCCGACGACGCGGTGGAGATCGACTCGGCGCCGACACGCACCCCCGAGACGATGCCCGAGAGGTTGTGCACCATGCGCTGCATGCTCGCGAGCAGGCTGGTCTGGTCGTTCTTGCGGGTGGCGATCTGCACGGTCAGGTCGCCGGCGGCCACCCGCTCCACCACGGCCGCGGCATAGGCCGGGTCGCCCCCAGCTGGCGCAGCACCGAACGCGTCACCGCCGCCGCCAGGCCCAGGCCCATCAGCACCGACAGCAGCACACCGCCGGCCAGCACGGCGCGGCTGATCTTGTAGGTGCGTTCGCTGCTGGCGGCTGCGGCGTTGCCACCTTCGATGCTGAGTTCGACCAGCCGGTCCATCCGGGTCTCGACCTGCTGGGCACGCGGGCGCATCTCGCTGTTCTGCAGCGCCATCGCGGCCTCGTTGCCTTCCTTGCTCGACACCTCGAGCACCTGCTTGGTGACGCTCACGAACGACTCGTTGAGCGTGCGGATTTCCCCGAGCAGCTTCTTCTGCTCATCGAGCGTGGCCAGGGCCTGGAACTCGGCCTCGTGCTTGGCGAACTGCTCCAGCGCGGCCGTCACGACCGCCGCGTGGCGGCGCTTCTCGCGCTCGTTCGCAGCGGTCGCGTGCTGCAGCGTGCCCAGGCGGATGGCCTGCAGGTCGGAACGCCATTCGAGTGCGGCGCGCACCGAGGGCATCCAGTGCGATTGAAGATCGGCCGCGACGTGATTGACCTGCCCCAGCTGCCAGACGGCGCCGGCGCCCAGCGCCATCGTCAGCACGATGGCCACGCCGAACGAGGCGATCAGTCGGTGGGAAAGTTTCAGTCGTTCGAACCAGCTCACGGAAATGCCTCCTGGTGTCAGATGGGCGTCCTGCGCCCGATCCACGGGATATCGGCATTTCTGGCCGCGACCTATAGCCCCACAACGCGAGGCAGGGGCAAAGGCCTCAACACACCGCGCCAGCAGCCAGTGGCAGGTCGGCGCGAACCCGAACCGCGGTGTCGAGCAGGAGATGGAGTCCGCCCACCAGATCGGGCAAGGCAAGTACGTCCAAGTCGGGCACGTGCACAAAGCCACCGCGCACACCGGCGCGGGCCGGGTCGGTGGCCAGGGTGTGCATCAAGCCGTAGAAGACGTGGTTGCAGACGAAGGTGCCGGCTGTCTGCGAGAGTTCAACCGGCAGGCCCTGCTTCTGCAGCGCGAGCAGCATGGCCTTGACCGGCAGGCTGCTGAAGTAGGCGGTGGGGCCGTGCGGCACGACCGGTGTGTCGACCGGGCGCGCGCCCTGGTTGTCGGCCAGGCTGGCATCGTTGAGGTTGATCGCCACCCGCTCGATCGACATGGCGCGCCGCCCGTTCGCGAGGCCCACGCACAGCACCAGTTCAGGCGCGTGGGCGTCGAGCAGCGCGCCCAGTTGCGTGAGCGATTCGTCAAACACCGTCGGCAACCGAGCAGCGACGACCCTGCGGCCCGCCACCAGCCGCCCGTGCAGCGCCTGCACCGCGAGCCAGCTCGGGTTGAGCGACGCGCCGCCGAACGGGTCGAACCCGGTCAGCAGCACCGTCGGTTCGCGGACGCCGCCCATCCTGCGATCAGGTCAACGCGGTGGCGTTGACGACGATGCCGTCTTCGTCGGCATACAACCAATCGCCGGGCCGCACCCACACACCCTGGATCTGCACCGCCACGTCGCGCTCGCCCACGTTTTTCTTCTCGGTGGGCAGCGGCATCAGCGCGAGCGCACGGATGCCGAGATCGCAGAGCGCCAGCTCGGCGCTGTCGCGCACACAGCCGTCGACCACGATGCCGGCCCAGCCGTTCTTCGCGCCGGCGGCGCCCAGGTTGCCGCCGACGAGCGCACGCCGCAGCGAGCCACCGCCGTCGACCACCAGCACGCGGCCCTCCCCCGGGGTGTCGAGCGCGGCCTTCACCAGCGAGTTGTCTTCGAAGCACTTGACGGTGGTCACGCGCCCGGAAAACTTCAGCCGTTTGCCGTAGTCGCGGAACACCGGCGGCAGCACACGGAAGCTGCCGTCGGTGTTGTTCTTGTGGGTGTCGCAGAAATCGCAGGTGGCGAAGTCGGTGGTCATGAATGGCGTCCTTCCGATGCGTGAGAACTCGACACCGCCAGCAACGTGCGGCGGTGCAACACCGGTGAAGTTTGCCATCGCGCCGGGCCTGCCCCGGCGTGCCAGATCAGTTCTGCGCGACCTGCAGGCCGGTACCTTCCCATTCCGGCAGGCCACCGCGGAACCAGTAGACCTTCTTGAAGCCGGCAGCAACCGCGGCCTTGGAGGCCTTGTACGACTTCCAGCACTCGGCGCCGTTGCACGAGAAGATAGTCGGCTTCTCCTTGTCGAGCTTGGCGAGGTCGCGGAAGTCGTCTTTCGCGAAGTCGAACGCCACATCCTTCAGGCTCTTCTCGTGGTACGGCACGAACACCGCCTGCGGGATGCGCTTGGCCTTGTATTCCTTCTCCGAGCGGGTGTCGACGATCACCGCGCCCTCGGCGACGAGCCTGCGCACGTCGGCCGCGGTAACGACCTCGGCGCCGGGCAGGCTGTTGGGCGTGAAGTAGCCGAAGCTCGGCCACGGCCTTGTACATCGACAGGTCGGCCCGCTCCGTCACCGGCTTCAGGCCGGAGCTGGTGGCGTTGGTGGCAAACCAACGTGCCAGCTTCTCACGCGATTTCTCGGGCAACGTCTTGCGCACCACCACCGACAGGCCGCCCGGCACCGGAATGGAGGTCGACACCGCATGCAAGGCCCGGCCGCGTGACTTGACCCAGTCGTCCCACTCGGTCTGGCGCACGACGGTCGCATCGAACACGCCCAAGTCGACGGCGACCAGCCCGGCGCTCGGCCAGCGCGCAAACTCGACCTGCAGGTTCTGGAACGACAGGCCAGCCGCATTCAGCATGCCGCGCGCCACATACGAGTACACCGAGTCCTGCTGCGGCAGGTAGAGGCGGCGGCCGCCCAGCGCCGAGACGGTGCTGCTGTCGCGCCGGGTCACGAGCACGTACTGCTCCATCGGGTTGGTGGAGCCGATGTAGCCGTAGCCGCGCGTCAGGGCCGAGGCGGCCACCTGGGGCGGGGCGATGTAGATGTCGACCTCGCCGGTGCGGGTGGCCCGCATCACGTCGGTCAGGTCTTCGTTGATGTAAACCTTGGCCACCTTGCCCGTGGCCTTGCTGAGCGCCGACTCGACGATCGCCGTGACGACGGCGAGCGAGTCTTTCTTCGAGGTCGGCTCGACCGCAATCATCGCGGTGAGCTGCTGTGCATGAACAAGGCCGGCGCTCAGCAAGAAACTAGCGGCCAGGGTCTGGCGAATTCTCAACATGACGATGTCCTCCTGCGGCTTTTCAATCTGCCTTCGTTGCGAAGACAGCACCTTCTTTTACGATCGCTATTTTCGAGAGCACATTCGTTCTCTTCGCAACAATAAACGCGCAAGGTGTAAGCAATCGATTCAACAAGCTGTTGGGTTTCCAACAGGGTGGCTATGCTTCGCGCCCGTCAGTCCGCCAAACCCGTGCTAGCACCAAGGGTTACCTGAACCGCCAATCACTCTGGAGCGATCACCCGCCATGTCCATGCCAACCGATGTCCGCCGCCGTCAACTTCTCGCAGGCAGCGCCGCGCTCGTTGCCGCTCCGCTGGCAGGCTGTGCCACGGGTGCACCGGCCACCGCCGCCGCGCCGGCTGCTCCGGCGCCCGCTGTTCCGCCTGCCGCACCCGTCGCGCCCAAGCTGCCGGCCTATGCCGCCTGGAAGGATGCCGACAGCCTGATCATCCACAGCAGCAGCACGATCGAGACCAAGCGCAGCGCGATGGGCGCGAGCCTCGTCACGCCGGCAGAGCGCCTGTACGTGCGCAACAACCTGCCGGCGCCGCCCGAGAGCGTGGTCGCCAACCGCGACGCCTGGGAAGTCGCCTTCGAAGGCGTGGCCAAGCCCGGCACGCTCACGCTCGCGCAGCTCAAGACCATCGACTTCACCACGGTCGCCACCGTCCTGCAGTGCAGCGGCAACGGCCGCGGCTTCTTCCCGCACAAGCCGAGCGGCACGCCGTGGAAGGTGGGCGCCGCCGGATGCGTGATCTGGGCCGGCGTGCCGCTCAAGTCGGTGATCGAGCGACTGGGGGGTGCACAGAGCGGCATGCTCTACCTCACCGGCACCGGCGGCGAGAAGCTGCCCGAAGGTGTCGACCCGCTGAGCGTGGTGGTCGAGCGCTCGGTGCCGATCGCGGCGCTGCAAGACGCGATGCTGGCCTGGGAGATGAACGGCGCGCCTCTGTCCGTCGCCCACGGCGGCCCGCTGCGCCTGGTGCTACCCGGGTACCAGGGCGTCAACAACATCAAGTACGTCAAGCGCATTGCGCTCGCGCCGACCGAGAGCAAGGCCAGGATCATGTCGCACGGCTACCGCATGACGCCGATGGGCCAGAAGGCCGAGCCGACGCAGGCCTCGGTGCTGCTGATGAACGTGAAGTCGTGGATCAACACGCCCTCGGGCGATGGCGGCGGCAAGGTCGGCGCGGGCTCGGTGCAGATCCTCGGCGTGGCATTCAGCGGCGGCTCGCCGATCAAGCGCGTGGAAGTGTCGACCGACGGCGGCAAGACCTGGCGAGATGCCAAGCTGGTCGGCCCCGATCTCGGGCCCTTCGCGTGGCGCCAGTTCGCCCTCTCGGCGAACCTGCCTGCAGGCAACCACGTGCTGGTGAGCCGCGCGACCGACGCGGCCGGCAACGTGCAACCGCAGCAACGCGAGGAAAACCTCGCCGGCTACGGCAACAACAGCTGGGCCGACCACGCGGTGAACGTCGTCGCTGCGTGAACACCGCAGCGCAGTGCATCGCCGCGGCCGCCCTGGCCGCGGCCTGCCTCACGGCGCAGGCCAATGAGCGCGAAGCGGGCCGCAAGCTCTTCACGGGGGGCACGGTGCCGTCTTGCGCGGTGTGTCACACGCTGCGCGACGCCCAGGCCACCGGCGAGATCGGCCCGCCGCTCGACGGTCTCAAGCCCGACGAGGCACGCGTCGCGCAGGCGCTGCGCAACGGTCTCGGCGTGATGCCCTCGTTTCGCGACAAGCTCTCGGAGAAAGACCTCGCCCTGCTCGCCCGCTACGTGGCGCAGGTGGCGGGGCGCTGATCAGGCCGCCTTCCTGCGGCCGACGGGCACCTTCACGTCTTCGCGGCGCGGCGGCAGCATGGCGTGGTGCTCGCGTGCCACGTTGAGGATGATCGCGGTGGAGGTTTCGGTCAGCAGGCAGAAGCGGCTCACCACCGCATCGAGGTGCGGCACGTCGATGACGGCGATCTCGAGGATCCAGCTGTCTTCGCCGGTCACGTTGAAGGCATTGACGACCTCCGGCGTCTGGCTCACGAGCTTGACCACCCGCGCGTATTCGGCGCGCCCCACGCGCACCAGCGCGCGGATGCCATAGCCGAGCTTCGACAGGTCGACCGACGCGCGGTAGCCGGTGATGACACCGGCCCCTTCGAGCTTGCGCACACGCTCGGTGACGGCGGGCTGGCTCAGGTGCACGCGGCGGCCCAGCTCCGCCATCGAGAGGCGTGCGTCGGCCTGCAGCTCGGCGAGGATGCGGGTGTCGTAGGCGTCCAGATCAGCGTTCAAGGCAAACCTCGCTTTCGGCATTGAAATGACCAAGCAGCTGGCGGCAGAAAGCTTCAGTTTGCCATTCAAGCGATCGCCCGACCTTTCTACGATGCAGCGCATGGACAGCACTGCCACCCTCTCCTCTTCGGGACGCACGAGCCCGAGCCCGTTGCTGATCGCCTGCCTCGCCGCCACCTGGATCGTGTGGGGCTCGACCTACCTCGCGATCAAGTTCGCGCTGGTCAGCTTCCCGCCCTTCTTCCAGATGGGCACTCGCTTTCTCGTGGCCGGCGCGACGGTGCTGGCGTGGATGGCATGGCGCGGTGCCACCATGCCCACTCGG
Protein-coding regions in this window:
- the serB gene encoding phosphoserine phosphatase SerB, with product MSAQEFAPGLVIQRFTPPLKLADFKLIAFDMDSTLINIECVDEIADAAGRKAEVAAITEAAMRGEITDYKESLRRRVTLLKGVPVSAMQQVLDQRLQLNPGAQTLVQACKAVGMKVLLVSGGFTFFTDHVRDRLGIDFTRSNVLEVENGTLTGRMVDQPWGDICDGEEKRKMFLATCAQLGIKPSQGIAMGDGANDLPMMGEAGLSVAYHAKPKVREQAMVAINSGGLDRLLEVVR
- a CDS encoding methyl-accepting chemotaxis protein, whose translation is MVERVAAGDLTVQIATRKNDQTSLLASMQRMVHNLSGIVSGVRVGAESISTASSEVASGNLDLSSRTEAQAANVQQTAATLHQLSSTVRSNADASRNATTMAASASEIAEKGGSVVGEVVQQMEQITTASKRIGEIIGVIDGIAFQTNILALNAAVEAARAGEQGRGFAVVAAEVRSLAQRSAEAAKEIKVLIRNSEERVEAGSTLANDAGRIMQEVVSSVREVSGTIRAIAEATVEQSTGLEQVNTSVSQMDSATQHNAALVEQSSAAAESLKQQAQALSQAVSAFRLAA
- a CDS encoding MCP four helix bundle domain-containing protein is translated as MSWFERLKLSHRLIASFGVAIVLTMALGAGAVWQLGQVNHVAADLQSHWMPSVRAALEWRSDLQAIRLGTLQHATAANEREKRRHAAVVTAALEQFAKHEAEFQALATLDEQKKLLGEIRTLNESFVSVTKQVLEVSSKEGNEAAMALQNSEMRPRAQQVETRMDRLVELSIEGGNAAAASSERTYKISRAVLAGGVLLSVLMGLGLAAAVTRSVLRQLGATRPMPRPWWSGWPPAT
- the pcp gene encoding pyroglutamyl-peptidase I, coding for MGGVREPTVLLTGFDPFGGASLNPSWLAVQALHGRLVAGRRVVAARLPTVFDESLTQLGALLDAHAPELVLCVGLANGRRAMSIERVAINLNDASLADNQGARPVDTPVVPHGPTAYFSSLPVKAMLLALQKQGLPVELSQTAGTFVCNHVFYGLMHTLATDPARAGVRGGFVHVPDLDVLALPDLVGGLHLLLDTAVRVRADLPLAAGAVC
- the rraA gene encoding ribonuclease E activity regulator RraA, which gives rise to MTTDFATCDFCDTHKNNTDGSFRVLPPVFRDYGKRLKFSGRVTTVKCFEDNSLVKAALDTPGEGRVLVVDGGGSLRRALVGGNLGAAGAKNGWAGIVVDGCVRDSAELALCDLGIRALALMPLPTEKKNVGERDVAVQIQGVWVRPGDWLYADEDGIVVNATALT
- a CDS encoding rhodanese-like domain-containing protein codes for the protein MRRLVAEGAVIVDTRSEKEYKAKRIPQAVFVPYHEKSLKDVAFDFAKDDFRDLAKLDKEKPTIFSCNGAECWKSYKASKAAVAAGFKKVYWFRGGLPEWEGTGLQVAQN
- a CDS encoding sulfite oxidase, which gives rise to MSMPTDVRRRQLLAGSAALVAAPLAGCATGAPATAAAPAAPAPAVPPAAPVAPKLPAYAAWKDADSLIIHSSSTIETKRSAMGASLVTPAERLYVRNNLPAPPESVVANRDAWEVAFEGVAKPGTLTLAQLKTIDFTTVATVLQCSGNGRGFFPHKPSGTPWKVGAAGCVIWAGVPLKSVIERLGGAQSGMLYLTGTGGEKLPEGVDPLSVVVERSVPIAALQDAMLAWEMNGAPLSVAHGGPLRLVLPGYQGVNNIKYVKRIALAPTESKARIMSHGYRMTPMGQKAEPTQASVLLMNVKSWINTPSGDGGGKVGAGSVQILGVAFSGGSPIKRVEVSTDGGKTWRDAKLVGPDLGPFAWRQFALSANLPAGNHVLVSRATDAAGNVQPQQREENLAGYGNNSWADHAVNVVAA
- a CDS encoding cytochrome c; translated protein: MNTAAQCIAAAALAAACLTAQANEREAGRKLFTGGTVPSCAVCHTLRDAQATGEIGPPLDGLKPDEARVAQALRNGLGVMPSFRDKLSEKDLALLARYVAQVAGR
- a CDS encoding Lrp/AsnC family transcriptional regulator, producing MPKARFALNADLDAYDTRILAELQADARLSMAELGRRVHLSQPAVTERVRKLEGAGVITGYRASVDLSKLGYGIRALVRVGRAEYARVVKLVSQTPEVVNAFNVTGEDSWILEIAVIDVPHLDAVVSRFCLLTETSTAIILNVAREHHAMLPPRREDVKVPVGRRKAA